The proteins below are encoded in one region of Aequorivita iocasae:
- a CDS encoding gluzincin family metallopeptidase translates to MIPKSILYLLLLCLAIQTRAQHVINIDATLNPSHKTLSIQQQITYKNTSADTLREIYLFDWANSFSTKTSPLGKRFAENYDSSFHFERNEDRGKTTIGKLYDARGISLQWQRAEEVDIVRIIPGEPLLPGGSYTFSIIYTIKAPDSKFTRYGIDKQGNYRLRYWYLSPAVYDGGWQVYSNKNTDDLFLTPSEFSVALHLPKNYLVTSDLNVVEEKVSQNIKSTTLFGENRTSATLYLEKSSTFETIETDKLQIVTNLQNSKVNPPVQALMIDRIVHFLDERLGAYPFEKMVVSETDYKTNPVYGLNQLPRFISPFPDGFEYDMEQLKTITRRYIDNTLIMDSRDDYWLQDALQIYLMMEYVDTYYPKMKIIGNLSNWWIIRWAHAAELEFNDQYPILYLNMARNNIHQALTTPKDSLLKFNMNIANGYYGATGLSYLKDYLGDDILNSSIKEFYAKEKLNPIKSADFENFLSEKTELPINWFFDDFADTRTTIDFKIKRVEKQGDSLKVFIKNNRKNELPISLYGLNKDEIVYKTWTKPVDSISTVTIPAQNIRKLALNYEGRIPEYNRRNNFKTVDGLLNKPLQFRLFQDVEDPNYTQFFFMPIFEYNLYDGVSAGLRLYNKTVLPKAVIYSLEPQFGFRSKTLVGSASISYTQTLDQENLYAMRYGFSGNYYSYDRGLFYKRFTPYITFAFRNEDLRDNEKQFINLRNVNVYRDENPNDPDQEPNYSVFNMQYVYSNPNLINYFRGVADYEISSKFSKLSVDLEYRKLFLSNRQLNLRFFAGVFLFNDTRENEDFFSFALDRPNDYLFDYNYYGRSEDSGLFSQQLIIAEGGFKSQLEPAYANSWITTVNASTNIWRWIYAYGDVGLVGNKDRGVNAVFDSGIRVSLVADYFEIYFPIYSNLGFEPNLPHYDEKVRFIITLSPKTLLGLFTRRWY, encoded by the coding sequence TTGATACCAAAAAGCATCCTATATCTTCTTTTACTTTGTTTGGCAATCCAAACACGGGCGCAGCATGTTATAAATATTGACGCCACGCTCAACCCTTCCCACAAAACACTATCTATCCAACAACAAATAACCTATAAAAACACTTCAGCAGATACATTAAGAGAAATATATTTATTTGATTGGGCCAATAGTTTCTCTACCAAAACCAGTCCCTTGGGAAAACGCTTTGCAGAGAATTACGACAGCTCTTTTCATTTTGAAAGAAATGAAGATCGTGGAAAAACTACTATTGGAAAATTATACGATGCCCGTGGTATTTCCTTACAGTGGCAACGTGCTGAAGAAGTAGATATAGTAAGAATTATCCCAGGCGAGCCCTTACTGCCGGGTGGTAGTTATACCTTCAGTATAATATATACCATAAAAGCGCCGGACAGCAAGTTTACGCGGTACGGCATAGATAAGCAAGGTAATTACAGGCTTCGGTATTGGTATCTTTCTCCTGCGGTTTATGACGGAGGATGGCAGGTGTATAGCAATAAAAATACGGACGACCTATTTTTGACGCCATCGGAGTTTTCAGTAGCACTTCATCTTCCTAAAAATTATTTGGTTACTTCAGACTTAAATGTGGTGGAGGAAAAGGTTTCTCAAAATATAAAATCAACTACTCTTTTTGGTGAAAATAGGACGAGTGCAACTTTGTACCTGGAAAAAAGTTCAACCTTCGAAACTATTGAAACCGACAAACTACAGATTGTAACCAATCTTCAAAACAGTAAGGTTAATCCACCTGTACAAGCTTTGATGATTGACCGTATCGTGCATTTTTTGGACGAAAGGCTTGGGGCTTATCCTTTCGAAAAAATGGTTGTCAGCGAAACCGATTATAAAACCAACCCTGTATACGGCCTAAACCAACTGCCACGTTTCATAAGTCCTTTTCCCGATGGCTTTGAGTATGATATGGAACAGCTTAAAACCATTACAAGACGCTATATTGATAATACTTTAATAATGGATTCCCGCGATGATTATTGGCTTCAGGATGCATTGCAGATTTATTTGATGATGGAATATGTAGATACTTACTATCCTAAAATGAAGATAATAGGTAATCTTAGCAATTGGTGGATCATCCGTTGGGCGCATGCGGCAGAGCTGGAATTTAATGACCAATACCCTATTCTGTATTTGAATATGGCTCGAAACAATATTCACCAAGCGCTGACCACACCAAAGGATTCCCTTTTAAAATTCAATATGAACATTGCCAATGGCTATTATGGCGCTACAGGTTTGAGTTATTTAAAAGATTATTTGGGCGACGATATTTTGAACAGCAGTATAAAAGAGTTTTATGCTAAAGAAAAATTGAATCCCATTAAATCAGCTGATTTTGAAAACTTTCTTTCAGAAAAAACCGAACTTCCCATAAATTGGTTCTTTGATGATTTTGCCGATACCCGAACTACGATTGATTTCAAAATAAAAAGGGTAGAAAAGCAAGGCGATTCCTTAAAGGTATTCATAAAAAATAATAGAAAAAATGAATTGCCCATATCGCTTTACGGTCTTAACAAAGATGAAATTGTCTATAAAACCTGGACAAAACCTGTAGACAGCATAAGCACGGTAACCATTCCTGCACAAAACATTCGAAAATTAGCCCTCAACTATGAAGGCAGAATTCCAGAATACAACAGAAGAAACAACTTTAAAACAGTCGATGGTCTTTTGAACAAACCGTTACAATTCCGGCTTTTTCAAGATGTGGAAGATCCAAATTACACCCAGTTTTTCTTTATGCCCATCTTTGAATATAATTTGTATGATGGCGTTTCTGCGGGGTTACGGCTTTACAACAAAACTGTACTTCCCAAGGCGGTTATTTATAGTTTGGAGCCACAATTTGGGTTCCGTTCAAAAACCCTTGTGGGAAGTGCCTCCATCAGTTATACACAAACTTTGGACCAAGAAAATCTGTACGCAATGCGCTATGGTTTCTCTGGAAATTATTACTCGTATGATCGCGGTCTTTTTTACAAACGCTTTACCCCCTACATCACTTTCGCTTTCAGAAATGAAGATTTAAGAGACAATGAAAAACAGTTTATTAACCTTCGGAATGTGAACGTTTACAGAGATGAAAACCCCAATGATCCAGACCAAGAGCCCAATTACAGCGTTTTCAATATGCAGTATGTATATTCAAATCCCAACCTTATCAATTACTTTAGAGGAGTTGCAGATTATGAAATTTCTTCAAAATTCAGCAAACTTTCCGTTGATTTGGAATATCGTAAGCTCTTCTTGAGCAATCGCCAATTGAACCTCCGTTTTTTTGCGGGCGTATTCCTCTTTAATGACACACGAGAAAATGAAGACTTTTTCAGCTTTGCACTCGATCGTCCCAATGATTATCTTTTTGATTACAATTATTACGGGAGAAGTGAAGATTCTGGTCTTTTCAGCCAGCAGCTCATCATAGCAGAAGGCGGTTTTAAATCACAATTGGAGCCGGCCTATGCTAATAGCTGGATAACTACGGTCAATGCCAGCACTAATATTTGGAGGTGGATCTACGCCTATGGCGATGTGGGGCTAGTAGGGAATAAGGACCGGGGCGTGAATGCGGTTTTCGACAGCGGAATTCGCGTAAGTTTGGTAGCAGATTATTTTGAAATTTATTTTCCAATCTATTCAAACCTAGGTTTTGAGCCAAATCTGCCGCATTATGACGAAAAAGTAAGGTTTATTATTACTTTAAGCCCTAAAACCTTACTTGGGTTGTTTACCAGAAGGTGGTATTAA
- a CDS encoding T9SS type A sorting domain-containing protein: MLKNIVTLAFLIVSLCVSAQGTIKTMFYNLLEFPSAQPNNREQILMEILDEYEPDLFMICELESEYGADLILNTSLNDEGINYVRAPFEPSQSGDPDHQQILFYRKGMFSLEAAEVIPTQVRDINHYTLKLSTADQQSDPVVIEVFVTHLKSSQGSGNQTLRLDMVNQFTNRLETLDPNSFVIFSGDFNFYTASEPGYQELLDPTNAIVMVDPIDRPGSWNNNINFQDIHSQSTRISSGPFGAGAGGGLDDRFDFITISENMRSDPKLKYIDDTYKSFGNNGNCYDNSINSTDCTGDFSQELRENLYNMSDHLPIVMNLETNKEIVLNTNDYLIENFIALENTLVSENLNIRLNSNFSENISFEIYNILGQKLLEFTSENSTYLSVDVSKFSNGIYYLKCNLPASRTFKFLKSF, translated from the coding sequence ATGCTTAAAAATATAGTGACATTGGCTTTTTTAATTGTTTCGCTCTGCGTTAGTGCGCAAGGAACCATTAAGACAATGTTTTACAACTTACTTGAATTTCCCTCTGCACAGCCCAACAATCGTGAACAGATTTTAATGGAAATACTTGACGAATATGAACCAGATCTTTTTATGATTTGTGAGCTTGAAAGTGAATATGGCGCCGATTTAATTTTGAATACTTCCCTAAACGATGAAGGTATTAATTATGTAAGGGCTCCTTTTGAACCCAGCCAATCTGGCGATCCAGACCACCAACAAATTTTGTTTTACAGAAAAGGTATGTTTTCTTTGGAAGCAGCCGAAGTTATTCCCACGCAAGTGCGCGATATAAACCATTATACCCTTAAGCTCAGTACTGCAGATCAACAATCAGACCCTGTGGTAATTGAAGTTTTTGTGACGCACCTTAAATCGAGCCAAGGAAGCGGTAACCAAACATTGCGGTTAGATATGGTGAACCAGTTTACCAATAGATTGGAAACCTTGGACCCTAACTCATTTGTGATTTTCAGCGGGGATTTCAACTTTTATACAGCAAGCGAACCTGGATACCAAGAGCTATTGGACCCCACGAACGCTATCGTGATGGTTGATCCCATTGACCGTCCGGGCTCTTGGAACAATAACATTAATTTTCAGGATATACATTCGCAAAGCACGCGAATAAGTTCCGGTCCCTTTGGCGCAGGAGCGGGCGGTGGACTTGATGATAGATTTGATTTTATTACTATATCAGAAAACATGCGCAGCGACCCGAAACTAAAATACATAGATGATACTTATAAGTCATTTGGAAACAACGGCAATTGTTATGACAACAGTATAAATAGTACAGACTGCACCGGAGATTTTAGTCAAGAACTGCGTGAAAATCTTTATAATATGAGTGACCACCTGCCTATTGTCATGAATCTGGAAACAAATAAAGAAATCGTATTAAACACGAATGATTATTTGATTGAAAATTTTATTGCTTTAGAAAACACCCTTGTATCAGAAAATCTTAATATTCGCTTAAACTCCAATTTTTCTGAAAATATTTCGTTTGAAATCTACAATATCCTTGGACAAAAACTTTTAGAATTTACATCAGAAAATTCCACCTATCTTTCTGTAGATGTAAGTAAGTTTTCCAATGGTATTTACTATTTAAAATGCAACCTTCCAGCCTCCCGCACCTTTAAATTTCTAAAATCTTTTTGA
- a CDS encoding LOG family protein produces the protein MRDEQIPKNWNQVKTNDSWAIFKIMGEFVGGYEKMSRIGPCVSIFGSARTKPDHKYYKLAENIAKKITENGYGVITGGGPGIMEAGNKGAHLAGGTSVGLNITLPFEQHDNPYIDSDKSIDFDYFFVRKVMFVKYSQGFVVMPGGFGTLDEFFEALTLIQTHKIDKFPLILVGTEFWGGLFEWIKTTLLEANNNVSAEDLDLVHLVDSEDEVLQILNDFYNEYNLSPNF, from the coding sequence ATGAGAGACGAACAAATACCTAAAAACTGGAATCAAGTAAAAACAAACGACTCTTGGGCCATCTTTAAAATCATGGGAGAATTTGTGGGCGGATATGAAAAAATGAGTCGTATTGGGCCTTGTGTTTCTATTTTTGGATCTGCCCGCACAAAACCAGACCACAAATATTATAAACTGGCCGAAAACATTGCCAAAAAAATTACTGAAAATGGTTACGGCGTCATAACCGGCGGTGGACCAGGAATCATGGAAGCTGGAAACAAAGGAGCACATTTGGCCGGAGGAACTTCCGTTGGTCTAAACATTACCCTTCCCTTTGAGCAGCACGACAACCCTTATATTGACAGCGATAAAAGTATCGATTTTGACTACTTCTTCGTAAGAAAGGTTATGTTTGTAAAATACTCCCAAGGTTTTGTTGTAATGCCCGGCGGCTTTGGAACCTTGGATGAATTTTTTGAAGCCTTAACCCTCATACAAACACATAAAATTGATAAATTCCCTCTAATACTTGTTGGAACGGAATTTTGGGGAGGTCTTTTTGAATGGATAAAAACAACCCTTCTGGAAGCCAATAACAACGTAAGTGCAGAAGATTTGGATCTGGTACATTTAGTTGATTCGGAAGATGAAGTGCTTCAAATATTAAATGATTTTTACAACGAGTACAACTTAAGTCCGAACTTCTAA